CATCAATAGTTCGCTCATTGGCACTTTCTTTATCACTTGAAACAAATGCATAGGAAATATGAGCTGTAAAGTCCACTGAAAAACCGATACAAATGACCAGATTAATCATAGATATAGAATCTAAATTGACACCCCAGAAAACCATGAAACCAGCCACACCCATTAAAACTGATACAATAGCAAATGTTACCCACAGACAACAGATTGGACTAGGTATTAACAATAAGGCAATAATTAGCATTGCACAAGTAGCTGCAACTACATTCTGTATTGTGTTGGATATTATAACAAGATATTGATCAAAGTAGATGAATGCAGGATGATACACTAGCAAAGGAATTCTACATTCCTTTGCCAGCTTTCTTAATTCAATCAGCATCTTTTTCTCAGCAACTGAACTATTGACATTAACGGTCTGAATAAAAAAACGTGAAGCTTTAATGGTtttgttattttctgaaaattcAACATCTTGTTTAAATGAAGGGACAAAGTGAAACAATTTAGATAAATTTCCTATGAATGCATTTTTCTCCTTTATATCTATCATCTGTTTGGAAAAGCTAATGTAGCCACGAAGCCAGGACTCTGACAGCTCACTATCTACATGTGAATAATTTTCCAAGTTGCCCATACAGGTTTCAATTTCGTCCTGAACGGTGGAATCCCAATATTCTACAGATTCAGTGACAGAAACCATGACTCGTGGTCCATACTCTGAGAAAAAATCACTTTCATCATCATAGTATTTAATCACATATGAATCATCATAGGCCAGGTTTCTGAGATCTATTCCTTCCTTAATGTTTAAACAGCCATAAATACTGCCGGCCAAATATCCTAAATACAGGACCACCACAACTGCCTTGGTCCATCGATTTGTAAGAAATGGACCATAGTAGTTGTTGATAAAGGCACAAACTGGATGCTCTATTTCTGCACCTGTTTCTTCATTGTAAACCCCGCCTACACAACACATTGCATAGAATTTAGACTCTCCTGGTTTATGATCTTCTTCAACCTTTCTGATTGTCAGCCAATGCCTGTTACTGGCTTCTCTTCTCCCATTCAATGCGAGAACAGCTCCAAAAAATGTAATGTTGTAAATGAAGCAGAACAGAACAGTTGTACCTGTGTAAACACAAAATGACTGCACAGATGGAAAAGGTGTCAAGATGCCAATATAAAAGGCTAAAACATCAGTCAGAGTGGTGATTGTGATGGATGTAGCTGCTTCAGCGTATGTGGACCCTATTCGATCTTCAACATCATCCTTAACATTCGTTTTCTGCCAGCTTGCGAGCATAATGAACATATCGTCTACACCGATACCTGCAGATTAAAATTGTGAGCTACATCAAATTAGTCTTTACCATGTCAAGGCT
This DNA window, taken from Heptranchias perlo isolate sHepPer1 chromosome 2, sHepPer1.hap1, whole genome shotgun sequence, encodes the following:
- the LOC137344184 gene encoding patched domain-containing protein 3-like; protein product: MAQQGGVPVDEAPCPHPASTSAMNIEEEKQQQEHCVEKPLRDAFEKFGFYVGRYPWWFLVIPLLISAGLGSGFMFFKKNEANDIEEQFTPSNGRAKIERAFIKEHFPPNYSQFSTARLYTEGAYVSFIAVSKDGNILKKRAFEEILSLDKKVHDLKVSYNNIEYSYSNLCAKVGNSCLPNAILDAIYHNANLVESTAFIYPTFNGSFIGDRVGGVKLNGGYIEEARAVRLIYYLREDQEQDKVSPEQYLKMYIQEFPKSLSDLKWIKVSYFTSISRQEEFEGNAKKVVPLFSVTYFLAINFCIISCMRLDCVRNKVWVATLGVVSAGLAVLTGFGLLLYCGMSFAVNTASAPFLILGIGVDDMFIMLASWQKTNVKDDVEDRIGSTYAEAATSITITTLTDVLAFYIGILTPFPSVQSFCVYTGTTVLFCFIYNITFFGAVLALNGRREASNRHWLTIRKVEEDHKPGESKFYAMCCVGGVYNEETGAEIEHPVCAFINNYYGPFLTNRWTKAVVVVLYLGYLAGSIYGCLNIKEGIDLRNLAYDDSYVIKYYDDESDFFSEYGPRVMVSVTESVEYWDSTVQDEIETCMGNLENYSHVDSELSESWLRGYISFSKQMIDIKEKNAFIGNLSKLFHFVPSFKQDVEFSENNKTIKASRFFIQTVNVNSSVAEKKMLIELRKLAKECRIPLLVYHPAFIYFDQYLVIISNTIQNVVAATCAMLIIALLLIPSPICCLWVTFAIVSVLMGVAGFMVFWGVNLDSISMINLVICIGFSVDFTAHISYAFVSSDKESANERTIDALYILGYPILQGALSTILGVLVLAAAASYIFRTFFKIMFLVIMFGAIHGIVLMPVFMTFFQICHRPRL